One stretch of Niallia sp. XMNu-256 DNA includes these proteins:
- a CDS encoding hydrolase: protein MFKIEEACLVVIDIQGKLANIVEESEKMIDNTTKLVQAMNALNVPIIWIEQNPTRLGSTTEQIAQYMKGQPIRKMTFNGCLDKEVLDAIKASGRKQFILTGIETHICVYQTGRSLKEQGYEVEIVVDAVASRTKANKEIGLTKMQALNILPTSTEMIIYELLQTGEHDQFKTLLKLIK from the coding sequence ATGTTTAAAATTGAGGAAGCATGTTTAGTAGTTATAGATATTCAAGGGAAGTTAGCTAACATTGTTGAAGAAAGCGAAAAAATGATTGATAATACAACAAAACTGGTACAAGCAATGAATGCCCTTAATGTACCCATTATTTGGATTGAACAAAATCCGACTCGCTTAGGAAGCACTACAGAACAAATTGCCCAATATATGAAGGGTCAACCGATTAGAAAAATGACTTTTAATGGATGTCTTGATAAAGAAGTTCTAGATGCGATTAAAGCAAGCGGCAGAAAACAATTTATTCTTACAGGAATTGAAACCCATATATGCGTATATCAAACAGGCCGTTCGCTCAAAGAACAAGGTTATGAAGTTGAAATTGTAGTTGATGCAGTAGCCTCACGTACTAAAGCAAATAAAGAAATCGGTCTAACTAAAATGCAAGCCCTTAATATCTTGCCAACTAGCACAGAAATGATCATATATGAACTACTTCAAACGGGTGAGCATGATCAGTTTAAAACGCTTTTGAAATTGATAAAGTGA
- a CDS encoding GNAT family N-acetyltransferase, giving the protein MSRLERLEMKRVEPKHLKQFNELLRYVFQVTNKDLQRVGWEEREIALAKLPVLQEADVLGWFDEEKLISQLAVYPFQVNIFGQIFDMGGLTGVGTYPEFANMGLMKKLLKRALEDMRAKKQSISYLFPYSLPFYRRKGWEIISDKMTFEIRDFQLPHSKPVSGYVERLHTEHQDIRFVYKRFSIKKHAAMIRNELAWDEYWRWDLEELTAAVYYDKSPDPQGYLLYWISKDVLHIKDMVYLNQEARNGLWNFVSAHFSMVSRVVGNTFTDEPLAFWLDDGDIKETIAPYYMARIIDVEQFIAQYPFQKIGTETKITFQLEDPMADWNSGNFTLYVSESGEGKLWPSEGIPQASLDIQTLTTMLLSYKRPTYLAEIGRLQGDSDIIDRLENLIGRETPYFSDYF; this is encoded by the coding sequence ATGAGTCGATTGGAAAGGCTCGAAATGAAAAGGGTTGAACCGAAACATTTAAAGCAATTTAATGAACTGTTACGTTATGTTTTTCAAGTAACAAATAAAGATCTGCAGCGGGTTGGATGGGAAGAGAGGGAAATTGCCTTAGCTAAGCTACCTGTACTGCAAGAGGCGGATGTATTGGGCTGGTTTGATGAAGAAAAATTAATTTCACAGTTAGCCGTTTATCCATTTCAAGTCAATATTTTTGGGCAGATTTTTGACATGGGTGGACTGACAGGAGTTGGAACCTATCCTGAATTTGCCAATATGGGACTTATGAAAAAGCTATTGAAACGTGCTTTAGAAGATATGCGTGCGAAAAAGCAGTCTATTTCATATTTATTTCCTTATTCTCTTCCGTTTTACCGTCGAAAGGGCTGGGAAATTATTTCGGATAAAATGACGTTCGAAATAAGAGATTTTCAGTTGCCTCATTCGAAGCCAGTTTCTGGCTATGTTGAAAGATTACATACGGAACACCAGGATATACGATTTGTTTATAAGCGTTTTTCCATCAAAAAGCATGCAGCTATGATTCGCAATGAGTTAGCATGGGATGAATATTGGAGATGGGATTTGGAAGAACTAACAGCTGCTGTGTATTATGATAAATCCCCTGACCCTCAAGGGTACTTATTATACTGGATTTCTAAAGATGTACTACATATTAAAGATATGGTTTATTTGAATCAAGAGGCTAGAAATGGCCTTTGGAACTTTGTCAGTGCACACTTTTCGATGGTGTCAAGAGTAGTAGGAAATACCTTTACGGACGAACCGCTAGCTTTCTGGTTAGATGACGGAGATATTAAAGAAACGATCGCGCCTTATTATATGGCCAGGATTATAGATGTTGAGCAATTTATAGCTCAATATCCTTTTCAAAAAATAGGTACTGAAACAAAAATTACATTCCAACTAGAAGATCCTATGGCAGACTGGAACAGTGGTAATTTTACTTTGTATGTCTCTGAATCAGGTGAAGGTAAACTGTGGCCGAGTGAAGGAATTCCGCAAGCCTCATTAGATATCCAGACTTTGACCACAATGTTACTAAGTTATAAAAGGCCTACCTATTTAGCAGAGATTGGGCGATTACAAGGGGACAGTGATATAATTGATCGGTTAGAGAACTTAATTGGCAGGGAGACCCCTTATTTTTCCGATTATTTTTAA
- a CDS encoding transposase: protein MYRTLKTPFRASHTTIQQLFDIRRLSGTIWNDCVELARYYYRLGNKWITQTELQKELKRLYPLHSQTIQAVAHKFLAAREGTREARKKGHKNIRYPWKLKFVFNPKWVDNSFSIKGKTLILSLGNWKGKRQKPLRIQLNQVPAESIKEVELVYNRKWYACLSYDDGVEPKQIEDGVTASIDPGEIHTIASVTEKGDNCIITGRYMRSIHQLRSKKLKELQILMSRCKKGSRQWKKYNRAKRYVLSKSQSQLEDALHKTTKDFVNWCMEHDVKHVVLGNPEGVQRKTKKKKRKETNQKLSNWSFGKVHDILTYKLKAKGIMIEKVDESYTSQTCPVCGNRKKAKARNYTCKCGYKEHRDIHGASNILTKELHA from the coding sequence ATGTATCGAACCTTAAAAACTCCGTTTCGGGCTAGTCATACAACGATTCAGCAATTATTCGATATTCGTAGATTAAGTGGCACCATATGGAATGATTGTGTCGAACTGGCCCGTTATTATTATCGATTGGGGAATAAGTGGATTACACAAACCGAACTGCAAAAAGAATTAAAACGTCTGTACCCCCTTCACAGTCAAACGATACAAGCTGTAGCCCATAAATTTTTAGCCGCAAGAGAAGGGACAAGAGAGGCAAGGAAAAAGGGCCACAAAAACATCCGATATCCTTGGAAACTTAAATTTGTGTTCAATCCTAAATGGGTAGATAATTCATTCTCGATTAAGGGAAAAACACTGATTCTTTCGCTGGGGAATTGGAAGGGGAAAAGACAAAAACCTCTGCGTATTCAGTTGAATCAGGTTCCTGCGGAATCGATTAAAGAAGTCGAGTTAGTCTATAATCGAAAGTGGTATGCCTGTCTTTCCTACGATGATGGGGTCGAACCGAAACAAATAGAGGATGGCGTTACAGCAAGTATTGATCCTGGTGAAATTCATACGATCGCTAGTGTAACAGAAAAAGGGGATAATTGTATCATTACAGGAAGATATATGAGAAGCATCCATCAGTTAAGAAGCAAGAAATTAAAGGAACTGCAAATTCTCATGAGTCGCTGTAAAAAAGGAAGTCGTCAATGGAAAAAATACAATCGTGCTAAACGTTACGTATTATCCAAAAGCCAATCTCAATTAGAAGATGCTCTGCATAAAACTACTAAAGACTTCGTTAATTGGTGTATGGAGCATGACGTTAAACACGTTGTACTAGGAAACCCCGAAGGTGTTCAACGAAAGACGAAAAAGAAGAAGCGAAAAGAAACAAATCAAAAATTATCCAATTGGTCTTTTGGAAAAGTACACGATATATTGACATACAAATTAAAGGCAAAAGGGATCATGATTGAAAAGGTGGATGAATCCTATACATCCCAGACATGTCCTGTCTGCGGAAACCGCAAAAAAGCAAAAGCGAGAAACTATACATGTAAATGCGGATACAAGGAGCATCGTGATATTCATGGTGCAAGTAATATCTTAACAAAAGAGTTGCACGCTTAA
- the hprK gene encoding HPr(Ser) kinase/phosphatase gives MKRLTIEQLVNRFSLKVLVGENQLYREITQPRSHRPGLEFVGHFDFFPTERVQILGTKEVTYLHKLSHEERKTRIGNIVGYHPPCFIVTAGEEGLTYLTHHCREHNIPLLLTNEPTNTTNFMAKLDAFMVKELAPQIAVHGVCVNVYGIGILIRGDSGVGKSETAHTLIGRGHRLVADDIVVLKKLSAQTLLGTHDEKTKEFLALRSIGLLNVVRSYGQKAFQNETRIALEILLTKWEKNALYNDLEQEPKYTDYLGIKIPSMEIQLQPGRDVAGLIEAAANNWFLRQQGYSAAEDFYSRLEAEFEKF, from the coding sequence ATGAAAAGGTTAACAATAGAACAATTAGTTAATAGATTCTCATTAAAGGTGTTAGTAGGGGAAAACCAACTATATAGGGAAATTACGCAGCCGAGATCTCATCGTCCAGGATTGGAATTTGTCGGACATTTTGATTTCTTTCCAACTGAACGGGTTCAAATATTAGGAACTAAAGAAGTGACGTATTTGCATAAATTAAGTCATGAGGAACGAAAAACTCGAATTGGCAATATTGTCGGATATCATCCACCGTGTTTTATTGTCACAGCAGGTGAAGAAGGACTGACTTATTTGACGCATCATTGTAGAGAACATAATATTCCTTTGCTGTTAACAAATGAACCGACTAATACGACAAACTTCATGGCTAAATTGGATGCATTCATGGTTAAGGAGTTAGCTCCTCAAATTGCTGTACATGGCGTTTGTGTCAATGTTTATGGAATAGGTATTTTGATTCGGGGGGATTCTGGTGTAGGGAAAAGTGAAACCGCTCACACATTGATTGGCCGTGGTCATCGCCTAGTAGCCGATGATATTGTAGTGTTAAAAAAGCTTAGTGCTCAAACGCTCCTTGGGACACATGACGAGAAAACGAAAGAATTTCTAGCATTACGAAGTATCGGTTTACTTAATGTCGTTCGCTCTTATGGACAAAAGGCATTTCAAAACGAAACTCGAATAGCGCTTGAAATCCTTTTAACTAAATGGGAAAAAAATGCCTTGTATAATGATTTAGAGCAGGAGCCGAAATATACCGATTATTTAGGCATTAAAATTCCTTCAATGGAAATTCAACTTCAGCCTGGACGAGATGTAGCCGGACTAATTGAAGCGGCTGCAAACAACTGGTTTTTAAGGCAACAAGGATACAGCGCAGCTGAAGACTTCTATAGTCGCTTAGAAGCTGAGTTCGAGAAGTTTTGA